A section of the Centropristis striata isolate RG_2023a ecotype Rhode Island chromosome 7, C.striata_1.0, whole genome shotgun sequence genome encodes:
- the LOC131974408 gene encoding arrestin domain-containing protein 3-like, whose translation MTIKNLSIEYDAINSQNTFTNGDTINGRIILEVSKEVKVQSLVFLAKGKANVCWTEHYGQYNFYVYHSKEKYYDVKHHILREARQDGTEVIGKGRHVFPFSYKIPNRKIPSSFKSCVGKIVHKLKAELKQSMKVTKTAKTHFTFVSKADMDIPGLMEPQYGCKDKTVKAFGSGNISMDVHTKRMGYIQGEALKVTVEVNNRSTRSVKPKFILYEKKSYFAMGRRKVSTNEILKEKIEAIAPSGNETVTKVITIPRELPASILNCSIIKLEYRLKINLNIKYASNPEIKLPIVVLPEVLPMKQQPAADFCGFEAFEKPSQGASGMAPPPQASALDPPPPYEAYGMYPSNYADEM comes from the exons ATGACCATCAAAAACTTGTCAATTGAATATGATGCCATCAACAGCCAAAACACCTTCACAAATGGAGATACCATCAATGGAAGAATCATCTTAGAGGTTTCTAAGGAAGTCAAAGTCCAATCGCTTGTTTTTTTAGCAAAAGGAAAAGCTAATGTCTGCTGGACTGAACATTACGGACAATATAATTTTTATGTGTACCACTCTAAGGAAAAATATTATGATGTCAAACATCATATCTTGAGAGAGGCAAGACAAGATG GCACTGAGGTCATTGGTAAAGGAAGACATGTATTTCCTTTTTCCTACAAGATTCCTAACAG AAAAATCCCATCATCTTTCAAATCCTGCGTGGGCAAAATTGTTCACAAGCTGAAGGCAGAACTTAAACAATCAATGAAGGTGACAAAAACCGCCAAAACCCACTTCACATTCGTGTCCAAAGCAGACATGGATATTCCCGGACTTATG GAACCTCAGTATGGCTGCAAGGATAAAACTGTCAAAGCTTTTGGCTCTGGAAACATTTCCATGGATGTTCACACCAAGCGAATGGGCTACATACAAG GTGAGGCTCTTAAAGTCACAGTTGAAGTCAACAACCGCTCGACTCGTTCGGTGAAGCCCAAATTCATACTGTACGAGAAGAAGAGTTACTTCGCCATGGGTCGCAGGAAAGTTTCCACTAATGAGATCCTTAAGGAGAAGATTGAGGCCATTGCACCCTCTGGGAATGAGACTGTGACCAAGGTGATCACAATCCCCAGGGAACTGCCTGCTTCCATCTTGAACTGCTCCATCATCAAGCTGGAGTACAGGCTGAAG aTCAATCTCAACATCAAATATGCTTCAAACCCAGAGATCAAACTCCCTATAGTCGTCCTCCCTGAGGTTCTTCCTATGAAACAACAACCTGCTGCAGACTTCTGTGGCTTTGAGGCATTTGAGAAGCCGTCCCAAGGAGCCTCTGGCATGGCACCTCCACCACAAGCATCAGCTCTGGATCCTCCACCTCCCTATGAAGCATATGGAATGTACCCTTCTAACTATGCAGATGAGATGTGA